The following are encoded in a window of Flavobacterium cupriresistens genomic DNA:
- a CDS encoding succinylglutamate desuccinylase/aspartoacylase family protein, whose translation MKNNTPIIIFGETILPGESRTINVEIARLHTTTKLNIPVIVRRSKLEGPVVLFSAGIHGDEINGIEVVRQLISKRINRPSRGTIICIPVINMYGFVNKSREFPDGRDLNRVFPGSKKGSLASRFAYNIVEHILPIIDYAVDFHAGGASRFNAPQIRITENNPELKVLADVFNAPFTLYSKNISGSFRNTSEKANVKMLLFEGGKSLDINNEVANEGVMGAKRLLHYLKMLDAKQIVEEAEDPSIYIKHSVWLRAKCSGLLHDFNMIGRFVTKGTILAIITDPFGKFEQKVKAPHDGFIINANHSPIVYEGDAIYHMSKNFPDHVDE comes from the coding sequence ATGAAAAATAACACGCCCATTATCATTTTTGGTGAGACGATCCTGCCGGGAGAAAGCAGAACCATAAATGTCGAAATCGCCAGATTGCATACCACTACAAAACTTAATATTCCCGTTATTGTCCGTCGTTCAAAATTAGAAGGCCCTGTGGTGTTATTCTCTGCCGGAATTCATGGAGACGAAATTAATGGTATCGAGGTGGTTAGACAGTTAATTAGTAAGCGAATTAATCGACCAAGTAGAGGAACTATTATTTGTATTCCGGTTATTAATATGTACGGTTTTGTAAATAAATCACGTGAATTTCCCGACGGACGTGACTTGAATCGTGTTTTTCCGGGAAGTAAAAAAGGTTCTTTGGCCAGTCGTTTTGCTTATAATATCGTAGAACATATTCTTCCGATTATAGATTATGCGGTAGATTTTCATGCAGGAGGTGCCAGTCGTTTTAATGCACCGCAGATTAGAATTACGGAGAATAATCCCGAGTTGAAGGTTTTGGCCGATGTTTTTAATGCGCCATTTACCTTGTACTCTAAAAATATTAGCGGTTCTTTTCGAAATACTTCTGAAAAAGCCAATGTCAAAATGCTTCTTTTTGAAGGAGGAAAATCATTAGATATCAATAACGAAGTGGCCAATGAGGGGGTGATGGGAGCGAAGCGCTTGCTTCATTATTTAAAGATGCTCGATGCAAAACAAATAGTAGAAGAAGCAGAGGATCCTTCGATTTATATTAAACATTCTGTTTGGTTGCGGGCGAAATGTTCGGGTTTGTTGCATGACTTTAATATGATTGGCCGATTTGTAACTAAAGGAACAATTTTGGCCATAATTACAGATCCCTTTGGTAAATTTGAACAAAAAGTAAAAGCGCCTCACGACGGATTTATAATCAATGCCAATCATTCGCCGATTGTTTACGAAGGTGACGCGATTTATCATATGTCTAAAAATTTCCCCGATCATGTCGACGAATAA
- the uvrC gene encoding excinuclease ABC subunit UvrC gives MQKPSLDLQIQTLPDNPGVYQYYDKDGKILYVGKAKNLKKRVSSYFNKIHDTAKTNVLVKKIVTIKHIVVPTETDALLLENNLIKTLQPRYNVLLRDDKSYPWICIKKESFSRIFSTRRMVKDGSEYFGPYTSFKTVHTILDLIKELYPLRTCNYDLSESNINSGKFKVCLEYHIGNCKGPCEGLQSLEDYQKQLDAIREILKGNFKESMKDFKRLMTQYAQNLHFEEAQKIKEKIEVLENYQSRSTIVNPKITNVDVFSIVSDESAAYVNFLQISHGSIIRSHTLEMKKKLDESDEELLELAIIELRERFQLLSKEIIVPFEIDLGEKIKTTVPQLGDKKQILDLSIRNAKFYRIEQLKQLQIVDPDRHTNRIMAQMQKDLRLPTEPRHIECFDNSNIQGTNPVAACVVFKDGKASKKDYRHFNVKTVEGPDDFASMTEIVYRRYKRLLDENEPLPQLIIIDGGKGQLSAALKSIDELGLRGKIAIIGIAKRLEELFYPGDSIPLYLDKKSETLKVIQQLRNEAHRFGITFHRDKRSKAALNSSVESIPGIGEKTMLTLIQHFKSVKRLKLATEKEISDVIGVSKAKKIVDFYKTN, from the coding sequence ATGCAAAAACCGTCTTTAGATCTTCAAATCCAAACCTTGCCGGACAATCCCGGTGTTTATCAATATTATGACAAAGACGGGAAAATATTGTACGTTGGAAAAGCCAAAAACTTAAAAAAAAGGGTTTCTTCTTATTTCAATAAAATTCACGATACTGCCAAAACAAATGTACTGGTAAAAAAAATTGTTACGATAAAACACATCGTGGTTCCAACCGAAACCGATGCGCTTTTGTTAGAAAACAACTTAATCAAAACCTTGCAACCGCGGTATAATGTGTTGTTGCGCGATGACAAAAGTTATCCTTGGATTTGTATAAAAAAAGAATCTTTTTCGAGAATATTCTCTACCCGAAGAATGGTCAAAGATGGTTCCGAATATTTTGGTCCTTACACCAGTTTCAAAACAGTGCACACCATTTTGGATTTAATCAAAGAGTTGTACCCGTTGCGAACCTGTAACTATGATTTGAGTGAATCCAACATCAATTCAGGAAAATTTAAAGTTTGTCTCGAATATCACATCGGGAACTGCAAAGGCCCTTGTGAGGGATTGCAATCTTTAGAGGACTATCAAAAACAGCTGGATGCTATTCGTGAAATTCTGAAAGGAAATTTCAAGGAAAGCATGAAAGATTTCAAACGTCTGATGACCCAATATGCGCAGAATTTGCATTTTGAAGAAGCACAAAAAATAAAAGAAAAAATAGAAGTTCTGGAAAATTACCAGTCGCGATCGACTATTGTAAATCCAAAAATCACCAATGTAGATGTCTTTTCTATTGTATCGGATGAAAGTGCGGCTTATGTCAACTTTCTCCAGATTTCTCATGGATCGATTATTCGTTCACATACTTTAGAAATGAAAAAGAAACTGGACGAAAGCGACGAAGAATTATTAGAACTTGCCATTATTGAACTTAGGGAACGCTTTCAATTACTATCCAAAGAAATTATTGTTCCGTTTGAAATTGATTTGGGAGAAAAAATAAAAACAACTGTTCCTCAACTTGGAGATAAAAAGCAGATCTTGGATTTATCGATTCGAAATGCCAAATTCTACCGCATAGAACAGCTCAAGCAATTGCAAATTGTAGATCCCGACCGCCATACCAACCGTATCATGGCACAAATGCAAAAAGACTTACGGTTACCGACTGAACCACGCCACATCGAATGTTTTGACAACTCGAACATTCAGGGAACAAATCCTGTTGCGGCCTGCGTTGTTTTTAAAGATGGAAAAGCCAGCAAAAAAGACTATCGCCATTTTAATGTGAAAACGGTGGAAGGCCCTGATGACTTTGCTTCGATGACCGAAATTGTATACCGCCGCTACAAACGTTTACTGGACGAGAACGAACCCTTGCCACAACTTATCATTATTGACGGTGGAAAAGGACAATTATCTGCCGCTCTAAAAAGTATTGACGAGTTAGGATTAAGAGGAAAAATTGCCATTATCGGAATTGCAAAACGTCTGGAAGAATTATTCTATCCCGGAGATTCGATCCCGTTATACTTAGATAAAAAATCAGAAACGTTAAAAGTAATCCAGCAATTGCGAAATGAAGCGCACCGATTTGGTATTACTTTTCATCGTGATAAACGCAGTAAAGCAGCACTAAACTCTTCTGTAGAAAGCATCCCGGGTATTGGCGAAAAAACCATGCTCACGTTAATTCAACATTTCAAAAGTGTTAAAAGATTAAAACTGGCTACAGAAAAAGAAATATCAGATGTAATAGGAGTATCAAAAGCCAAAAAAATTGTCGACTTTTACAAAACCAACTAG
- a CDS encoding tetratricopeptide repeat protein, whose protein sequence is MKNILYVFLLISQVFFAQNGFEKGNVLYQKGQYQQAVEEYENVIKEDKLQSAELYFNLANSYYKLNKVAPSIYNYEKALVLKPHDEQTLNNLKFAKKLTIDEIKEVPKVGFAKLIQNFTGIFNYNTWAKIAVGIAFAFLLSFIGYYFSQLTLSKRIYFIGMFVLLIALVLSVTAGMSEKSHFDNDRPAIVFSEMSEVRSEPQKAGSAIILLHEGAKVYVMETVGSWKKIELTDGSEGWIDATTIKEVK, encoded by the coding sequence ATGAAAAATATACTTTACGTCTTTTTATTAATCTCCCAGGTTTTCTTTGCCCAGAATGGCTTCGAAAAAGGAAATGTTTTGTATCAAAAAGGCCAATATCAGCAAGCGGTAGAAGAATATGAAAACGTTATTAAGGAAGACAAACTGCAATCGGCTGAATTGTATTTTAACTTGGCCAACAGTTATTACAAACTCAACAAAGTAGCGCCATCTATATACAATTATGAAAAAGCATTGGTTCTAAAACCGCATGACGAACAGACTTTAAACAATTTAAAGTTCGCCAAAAAACTGACAATTGACGAAATCAAAGAAGTTCCAAAAGTTGGTTTTGCCAAACTCATTCAGAATTTTACGGGTATTTTTAACTACAATACCTGGGCAAAAATTGCCGTTGGAATTGCTTTCGCCTTTTTACTAAGTTTTATCGGGTATTATTTCTCACAACTTACCCTTTCAAAAAGAATCTATTTCATCGGAATGTTTGTTCTTTTGATTGCTTTAGTCTTAAGTGTTACAGCCGGAATGTCTGAAAAAAGCCATTTTGATAATGACCGTCCTGCCATTGTTTTTTCTGAAATGAGTGAAGTAAGAAGCGAACCTCAAAAAGCAGGCTCTGCAATTATCCTATTGCACGAAGGAGCAAAAGTTTATGTTATGGAAACAGTAGGAAGCTGGAAAAAAATAGAATTAACAGACGGAAGTGAAGGCTGGATTGATGCTACAACTATTAAAGAAGTAAAATAA
- a CDS encoding 5-formyltetrahydrofolate cyclo-ligase, giving the protein MSTNKKELRIQYKNFRKELPLDVAEDKSLAIANNLIELPIWNKTYFHVFLPIEEQKEVNTEYILHLLSGKDKEIVVSKSDFETRDMTHFLLTDNTKIKKNEYNIPEPVNGLPVAAEMIEVVFVPLLAFDLVGNRVGYGKGFYDKFLAACKPETIKIGLSFFEAENLIEDVFELDIKLNYCVTPEKVYTF; this is encoded by the coding sequence ATGTCGACGAATAAAAAAGAACTAAGAATACAGTATAAAAATTTCCGCAAAGAGTTACCCCTTGATGTTGCTGAAGATAAAAGTCTGGCCATCGCCAATAATCTAATCGAACTGCCTATTTGGAATAAAACGTATTTCCATGTTTTCCTTCCCATCGAAGAGCAAAAAGAAGTAAATACCGAATATATTTTGCATTTGCTTTCCGGGAAAGACAAAGAAATCGTGGTTTCTAAAAGTGATTTTGAAACCAGAGATATGACTCATTTTTTATTGACCGATAATACCAAAATCAAAAAAAACGAATACAATATTCCCGAACCGGTAAATGGTTTGCCTGTGGCAGCAGAAATGATAGAAGTTGTTTTTGTGCCGCTGCTTGCTTTTGATCTTGTGGGAAATCGTGTTGGGTACGGAAAAGGCTTCTACGATAAATTCTTAGCAGCATGCAAACCCGAAACCATCAAAATTGGACTTTCTTTCTTTGAGGCGGAAAACCTGATTGAAGACGTTTTTGAATTAGATATAAAATTGAACTATTGCGTTACACCAGAGAAGGTATATACGTTTTAA
- a CDS encoding vWA domain-containing protein: MSKITFLNPEFFWLFLLIPIAIIWFLWKRNQQTATLKMSSTAGFKNSASLLTKLKPSLYVFRVIALSSLIIALARPRTVDISNQTKTTKGIDIVMAIDVSGSMLAKDLKPNRMEALKRVAADFVGERPNDRIGLVLYASEAYTKTPVTSDKAIILEAIKGIKYDTTLQDGTGIGMGLATAVNRLKDSKAKSRVIILLTDGVNNAGFIEPETAADIAKQYGIKVYTVGIGSNGMAESPYAYGPNGGFLFKLQKVEIDERLMKSIARKTDGTYFRATSNDRLAQIYNAINKLETTEIQELKFYDYDEKYRSFVLLAAFLLLLEIGLRNTVYRSFI; this comes from the coding sequence ATGAGCAAGATAACTTTTTTAAATCCAGAATTTTTTTGGCTGTTTCTATTAATTCCAATTGCAATTATTTGGTTTTTATGGAAACGCAACCAGCAGACCGCAACTTTAAAGATGAGTTCAACAGCCGGTTTTAAAAATAGTGCTTCACTATTGACAAAGCTAAAACCGTCTTTATATGTTTTCAGAGTGATTGCTTTATCTTCTTTGATTATTGCATTAGCGAGACCTCGTACCGTAGACATAAGTAATCAGACTAAAACAACAAAAGGAATCGATATTGTCATGGCAATTGACGTTTCGGGAAGTATGTTGGCCAAAGATTTAAAGCCTAACCGTATGGAGGCTTTAAAAAGAGTAGCAGCTGACTTTGTTGGGGAAAGACCTAATGACAGAATCGGATTGGTTTTATATGCTTCTGAAGCGTACACGAAGACACCTGTTACAAGCGACAAAGCAATTATCTTAGAAGCAATCAAAGGAATTAAATATGATACTACGCTGCAAGACGGAACCGGAATCGGAATGGGACTGGCAACAGCCGTAAACAGACTTAAAGACAGTAAAGCAAAAAGCCGTGTTATTATATTACTTACCGATGGTGTAAATAATGCCGGTTTTATTGAGCCTGAAACAGCAGCCGATATCGCAAAACAATACGGAATAAAAGTATACACCGTGGGTATTGGAAGTAACGGAATGGCAGAATCACCATATGCTTACGGGCCAAATGGCGGATTTTTATTTAAACTGCAAAAAGTAGAAATCGACGAACGATTAATGAAAAGCATTGCCAGAAAAACCGACGGAACTTATTTCAGAGCAACAAGTAACGACAGATTAGCTCAGATATACAATGCAATTAATAAATTAGAAACCACCGAAATTCAGGAATTAAAATTCTACGATTACGACGAAAAATACAGAAGTTTTGTTTTACTCGCAGCCTTTTTACTACTGTTAGAAATTGGTTTACGAAATACGGTTTACAGAAGCTTCATTTAA
- a CDS encoding BatD family protein, giving the protein MKRYLILLLFTFQGLMAQVQFEAKVSKNTLGLNERLRIDFIMNVDGDNFDQPTFDGFKVVAGPSQQVSQSWVNGRSSFQKIYSYILQPAQKGTLTIKQSSIDYNGQTYKTSPIKITVNNAVAQERDPNDRPQGSGSETLNLVAEISKTNPYLNEPITVVYKLYFNNIGVTGFKELAKPKYNDFWNQNIDVKQLSIEEGNYQGQRCYFVVLKKTILYPQKSGRLTIEPLSLDIGVQFPTNRRDMFGQMILSDGNKVVSAGAKTINVRPLPESSKPEGFSGAVGKFDFRVTPSKTTLKNGESLDLVVSATGNGNMKLFTLPKPVVPNALEMYDPVHDEKVTTSLNGMSGRISDKYTIIPQYKGKYAIKPMQFSYFDLNTGSYKTITSSEIMVDVLDGPMQAEASATANASKNVLSKTEQFKYIKSKTTLVSIVKDDFYGSDLYYGLLFLPFVILPIIILAKKRKEAIDGDVTGNRIKMNNKLAKKYLSEAKKQLANKEPFYIALEKAMHNFLKAKLHIETSEMSKDNIRELLLSRNANPESVQNFINLTENCEFARYAPASSTSIQQDYDRAVLIISELEKQIV; this is encoded by the coding sequence ATGAAACGATATTTAATTCTATTACTATTCACTTTTCAAGGGCTTATGGCTCAAGTTCAATTTGAAGCCAAAGTAAGTAAAAACACGCTTGGACTAAACGAAAGACTTCGAATTGACTTTATCATGAATGTTGACGGAGATAATTTCGATCAGCCTACATTTGACGGATTTAAAGTCGTAGCAGGACCGAGTCAGCAGGTCAGTCAGTCTTGGGTTAATGGAAGAAGTTCTTTCCAGAAAATCTACTCTTATATTCTACAACCGGCACAAAAAGGAACTCTTACGATCAAACAATCTTCTATAGATTATAATGGTCAGACCTATAAAACATCCCCTATAAAAATAACGGTTAACAATGCGGTTGCTCAGGAGAGAGATCCTAACGACAGACCACAGGGATCCGGAAGCGAAACACTGAATCTGGTAGCAGAAATTTCAAAAACAAACCCATATCTGAATGAACCGATTACAGTGGTTTATAAATTGTATTTCAACAACATTGGAGTAACCGGTTTTAAAGAGCTGGCCAAACCCAAATACAATGATTTCTGGAATCAGAATATAGATGTGAAGCAGTTGTCTATTGAAGAAGGAAACTATCAAGGGCAAAGATGTTATTTTGTTGTACTGAAGAAGACTATTTTATATCCACAAAAATCAGGAAGACTAACTATTGAGCCACTCTCTTTAGATATTGGAGTTCAATTTCCAACAAATCGTCGTGATATGTTTGGACAAATGATTCTCTCTGACGGGAACAAAGTCGTATCAGCCGGCGCTAAAACAATTAACGTAAGACCACTTCCAGAATCGAGTAAACCCGAAGGATTTAGTGGTGCTGTAGGTAAATTTGACTTTAGAGTTACTCCTTCTAAAACAACCCTTAAAAACGGTGAAAGTCTGGACTTAGTAGTCAGTGCCACCGGAAACGGAAACATGAAATTGTTTACCCTGCCAAAACCGGTTGTGCCAAATGCATTAGAAATGTACGATCCGGTTCATGATGAAAAAGTAACCACTTCGTTGAACGGAATGTCCGGAAGAATATCTGATAAGTATACCATTATTCCACAATACAAAGGAAAATATGCGATCAAACCAATGCAATTTTCTTATTTTGATTTGAATACCGGTTCTTATAAAACGATTACTTCATCAGAAATAATGGTTGATGTTTTAGACGGTCCTATGCAGGCTGAAGCAAGTGCTACCGCAAATGCATCGAAAAATGTTCTTTCAAAAACAGAACAATTCAAATACATCAAATCTAAAACAACATTAGTTTCAATCGTTAAAGACGACTTTTATGGTTCGGATTTGTATTACGGATTGTTGTTCCTTCCTTTTGTAATTCTGCCGATTATCATTTTGGCTAAGAAGAGAAAAGAAGCAATTGATGGTGACGTAACCGGAAACAGAATTAAAATGAACAATAAACTGGCTAAAAAATATTTATCTGAAGCTAAAAAACAGCTTGCTAATAAAGAGCCTTTTTATATTGCACTTGAAAAAGCAATGCACAATTTCCTGAAAGCCAAATTACATATTGAGACTTCAGAAATGAGTAAAGACAATATCAGGGAGTTATTATTATCCCGAAATGCCAATCCGGAATCGGTACAGAATTTCATCAACCTAACAGAAAACTGTGAATTTGCGCGATATGCTCCGGCATCAAGCACTTCAATTCAACAGGATTATGACAGAGCCGTTTTGATTATCTCTGAATTAGAGAAACAAATTGTTTAA
- a CDS encoding tetratricopeptide repeat protein, whose translation MKNLLLYILLTVSLAVSAQEKDKTLPDANEEYKQNKFVDAEANYRISESKFPRRSVASYNLGNTIYKQNQASEAKLAYAKAIKNAKTRPDKHKAFHNIGNVFMKEKDYTQAVEAYKQALRNDPTDDETRYNYALAKQKLKENPPKKDKNKDDKDKNKKNDKKDDQKKDGDNKDKKDGKDDQKKKDKGDQDKDKKDGKNDPKKDDKSDNNGEPKPMPGGISKERVQNLLDAVNNEEKKIQDKVNAQKVKGSPKKTEKDW comes from the coding sequence ATGAAAAATTTACTTCTTTATATTTTACTAACGGTTTCTCTGGCGGTTTCGGCTCAAGAGAAAGACAAAACATTGCCTGATGCCAATGAGGAATATAAGCAGAATAAATTTGTTGATGCAGAAGCAAATTATAGAATTTCGGAATCTAAATTCCCAAGACGCAGTGTTGCTTCTTACAATTTAGGAAATACTATTTACAAACAAAATCAGGCTTCTGAGGCAAAACTGGCTTACGCGAAAGCCATAAAGAATGCCAAAACCCGACCTGACAAACATAAGGCTTTTCACAATATAGGAAATGTCTTCATGAAAGAGAAAGATTATACGCAGGCAGTAGAAGCGTACAAACAAGCATTGCGTAACGATCCTACAGACGATGAAACACGTTACAATTATGCATTGGCCAAGCAAAAGCTAAAAGAAAATCCGCCTAAAAAAGACAAGAACAAAGACGACAAGGACAAGAATAAAAAGAACGACAAAAAAGACGATCAGAAAAAAGACGGCGACAATAAAGACAAAAAGGACGGAAAAGACGATCAGAAGAAAAAAGACAAAGGCGATCAAGACAAGGATAAAAAAGACGGAAAAAACGATCCGAAGAAAGACGATAAGTCCGACAACAACGGAGAGCCAAAACCAATGCCAGGCGGAATTTCAAAAGAACGTGTTCAGAATTTATTAGATGCCGTAAATAACGAAGAGAAGAAAATTCAAGATAAAGTAAACGCTCAAAAAGTAAAAGGAAGTCCTAAAAAAACCGAAAAAGACTGGTAA
- a CDS encoding VWA domain-containing protein yields the protein MELDEKKYLYLLFLLPIVVCVFLFNMYWKRKKQREFGDLEMVKKLSPERSVFKPVLKLVVLLLALLCLIIGLVNPKIGTKMETVKREGIDIVFAVDVSKSMLAEDVAPNRLEKSKQLVSQIINQLGSDRIGIVAYAGSAFPVLPITSDYSVAKMFLQSMTPDMVSSQGTSLDEAIRLSSTYFDEKSKTSKLLILISDGEDHSEGASTAAEEANKMGMKIITIGIGTEKGGTIPLKVNGVIQSYQKDNNDQVVITKLNQEGLKTIAKATKGGYIYGGSTKEVLEYVKNALNNIQKTEFEATQMADFQSQFQWFIGFAFLLLFVDIFLLERKTNWIKELNLFNEKK from the coding sequence ATGGAATTAGACGAAAAAAAATATTTATACCTTTTATTCTTACTCCCGATTGTGGTGTGTGTTTTTCTTTTCAATATGTATTGGAAAAGAAAAAAACAACGCGAATTTGGTGATTTGGAAATGGTGAAAAAACTGAGCCCTGAACGTTCTGTTTTCAAACCGGTATTAAAACTGGTTGTGCTTCTTTTGGCACTTCTTTGTTTAATTATCGGACTGGTGAATCCGAAAATCGGGACCAAAATGGAAACCGTAAAACGAGAAGGGATTGACATTGTTTTTGCCGTTGACGTTTCTAAAAGTATGCTTGCCGAAGATGTGGCGCCTAATCGTTTAGAGAAAAGTAAACAATTGGTTTCGCAAATTATAAATCAATTAGGAAGTGACCGAATTGGTATTGTAGCCTATGCGGGAAGTGCTTTCCCGGTTTTGCCTATTACATCCGATTACAGCGTTGCTAAAATGTTTTTGCAAAGCATGACTCCGGACATGGTCTCCTCACAAGGAACGTCTCTTGACGAAGCCATCCGATTATCGTCGACTTATTTTGATGAAAAAAGCAAAACCAGTAAGTTATTAATTCTGATTTCTGACGGAGAAGACCACTCTGAAGGCGCTTCAACTGCAGCCGAAGAAGCCAATAAAATGGGGATGAAGATTATTACCATCGGGATCGGAACTGAAAAAGGAGGCACCATTCCTTTAAAAGTAAATGGTGTTATACAAAGCTACCAGAAAGACAACAACGATCAGGTGGTGATTACCAAACTAAATCAGGAAGGGCTAAAAACCATTGCTAAAGCTACGAAAGGCGGTTATATTTATGGCGGTAGCACCAAAGAGGTTTTAGAATATGTGAAAAATGCGCTGAATAACATCCAGAAAACAGAATTTGAAGCGACGCAAATGGCGGATTTTCAATCGCAGTTCCAATGGTTTATTGGTTTTGCATTCCTGTTACTGTTTGTTGACATTTTCCTTTTAGAAAGAAAAACAAATTGGATCAAAGAGTTGAATTTATTTAACGAAAAGAAATAA
- a CDS encoding DUF58 domain-containing protein has protein sequence MDTKELLKKVRKIEIKTKRLSNHIFSGEYHSSFKGRGMTFSEVRQYQYGDDIRNIDWNVTARYNEAHVKVFEEERELTMVLMVDISGSEGFGSKSQFKKDIVTEIAATMAFSATQNNDKIGLILFSDNIELYIPPKKGRSHVLRIIRELIEFEPKSQKTDIAQALKFLSGTQKKKAIVFMISDFMSENYEQTLKIASKKHDLTGVRVYDIREEKIPNLGMVTMLDAETGKIQLVDTGSKTVRLNYEKHYQTRVNYFKETFSKSGAGVVNTRVDENYVTKLLGYFKSR, from the coding sequence ATGGATACAAAAGAGCTTTTAAAAAAAGTACGGAAAATAGAAATCAAAACCAAAAGACTGAGTAATCATATCTTTTCTGGGGAGTACCACTCTTCTTTTAAGGGACGAGGAATGACTTTTAGCGAAGTGCGTCAGTACCAATACGGCGATGATATTCGTAACATCGATTGGAATGTAACGGCACGCTACAACGAAGCTCACGTGAAAGTTTTTGAAGAAGAACGTGAATTGACCATGGTTTTAATGGTTGACATCTCAGGTTCAGAAGGTTTTGGTTCAAAGAGCCAGTTCAAAAAAGACATTGTAACCGAAATTGCGGCAACAATGGCTTTTTCGGCTACACAAAATAATGACAAAATTGGTTTAATATTATTTTCAGACAATATAGAATTGTATATTCCCCCAAAAAAAGGGCGTTCACATGTTTTGAGAATCATTCGCGAATTAATCGAATTCGAACCTAAAAGTCAGAAAACCGATATTGCTCAGGCATTGAAGTTTTTATCGGGGACGCAAAAAAAGAAGGCTATCGTTTTTATGATTTCAGATTTCATGTCTGAAAATTATGAGCAAACATTAAAAATTGCTTCTAAAAAACATGATCTTACCGGCGTTCGCGTATACGACATTCGTGAGGAAAAAATCCCAAATTTAGGAATGGTAACCATGCTTGATGCTGAAACCGGCAAAATTCAGCTGGTAGATACTGGTTCTAAAACGGTGCGATTGAATTATGAAAAACATTATCAGACAAGAGTAAATTATTTTAAAGAAACGTTTAGTAAATCTGGTGCAGGTGTCGTAAACACAAGAGTAGATGAAAATTACGTAACCAAATTGTTGGGGTATTTTAAATCGAGATAA